Proteins encoded within one genomic window of Gadus chalcogrammus isolate NIFS_2021 chromosome 6, NIFS_Gcha_1.0, whole genome shotgun sequence:
- the znf131 gene encoding zinc finger protein 131, producing the protein MAAEVEGEMERGSMFPSHYKVMLDKLNEQRQLDQFTDITLIVDGHQFRAHKAVLAACSQFFHKFFQDFTQEPLVEIEGVSNSAFRQLMEFTYTATLAISDEEEANDVWKAAEYLQMQEALKALNNKGTESPSQDIPEKRGVKRKISETSNVITETLPLVEGEQVEIEVIEGGIELEESGLEEVVDAAKSAAQPTSDDSALVLLADITSKYQQGTQAMHVIKKDQEVSYQEETVTASKVLENVEMVEVQISQVDNMFRCHKCERSFKLYYHLKQHMKTHAGPLDKPHVCAYCGKAYTREGALKLHVTTFHFEAEELSRSQRPQKRVHVCEYCDKNFDHFGHFKEHLRKHTGEKPYECPDCHERFARNSTLKCHMSACQNGAGAKKGRKKLYECQVCSSVFNSWDQFKDHLVSHTGDKPNYCTLCDQWFTHPKELTAHLREVHDTLEDQVVASPVVPTTTEEEEEEEEEMMEEEEEEEEEGEQMVVGLEGGETLLLDDGIQVEAVTVEPPDIMSMGEEEESSNTITTTTTTTAMVMEDGGLREMCEEDVERLQAAGVHIQVVHLTSAELEQQTVVNSEVEVTLEQEVVEEEVEVKGAHTEQV; encoded by the exons ATGGCggctgaggtggagggggagatggagcgtGGAAGCATGTTCCCGTCGCACTACAAAGTCATGCTGGACAAACTGAACGAACAGAGACAACTTGACCAGTTCACAGACATTACCCTGATTGTTGATG GGCACCAATTCCGAGCACATAAAGCAGTCCTGGCAGCTTGTAGTCAGTTTTTTCACAAATTCTTCCAGGATTTCACCCAGGAGCCTCTTGTGGAGATAGAGG GTGTGAGTAACTCCGCCTTCCGCCAGCTGATGGAGTTCACCTACACGGCCACGCTAGCCATCAGTGACGAGGAGGAGGCCAATGATGTCTGGAAGGCAGCAGAGTACCTGCAGATGCAAGAGGCTCTCAAGGCGCTCAACAACAA GGGGACAGAGAGTCCCTCGCAAGATATCCCAGAGAAGAGGGGAGTCAAGAGGAAAATCAGCGAGACGTCCAACGTAATCACGGAGACGCTGCCCTTGGTAGAAGGGGAACAG GTGGAGATCGAGGTGATCGAGGGAGGCATTGAGCTGGAGGAGTCGGgactggaggaggtggtggacgcGGCCAAGAGCGCCGCCCAGCCCACCTCGGATGACTCGGCCCTGGTTCTGCTCGCCGACATCACCAGCAAGTACCAGCAGGGGACGCAAGCGATGCATGTGATCAAGAAGGACCAA GAGGTGTCGTACCAGGAGGAGACGGTGACGgcctccaaggtgctggagaACGTGGAGATGGTGGAAGTGCAGATCTCCCAGGTGGACAATATGTTCCGCTGTCACAAGTGCGAGCGCAGCTTCAAGCTCTACTACCACCTCAAGCAGCACATGAAGACGCACGCCGGGCCCCTTGACAAGCCGCACGTGTGTGCCTACTGCGGCAAGGCCTACACGCGGGAGGGCGCGCTCAAGCTGCACGTCACCACCTTCCACTTCGAGGCGGAGGAGCTGTCGCGCAGCCAGCGGCCGCAGAAGCGGGTGCACGTGTGCGAGTACTGCGACAAGAACTTTGACCACTTTGGCCACTTCAAGGAGCACCTGCGCAAGCACACGG GCGAGAAGCCCTACGAGTGTCCCGACTGTCACGAGCGCTTCGCCAGAAACAGCACCCTCAAGTGCCACATGTCCGCGTGTCAGAATGGAGCGGGCGCCAAGAAGGGACGCAAGAAGCTGTATGAATGCCAG gtGTGCAGCAGTGTGTTCAACAGCTGGGACCAGTTCAAGGACCACCTGGTGAGCCACACCGGGGACAAACCCAACTACTGCACCCTGTGTGACCAGTGGTTCACACACCCCAAGGAGCTCACGGCCCACCTCAGGGAGGTGCACGACACGCTGGAGGACCAGGTGGTCGCCTCCCCCGTGGTCCCCACGAcaacggaggaggaagaggaggaggaggaagaaatgatggaggaggaggaggaggaggaggaggagggggagcagatgGTGGTCGGCCTGGAGGGCGGCGAGACGCTGCTGCTGGACGACGGCATCCAGGTGGAGGCGGTGACGGTGGAGCCCCCCGACATCATGagcatgggggaggaggaggagtcctcaaacaccatcaccaccaccaccaccaccaccgccatggTGATGGAGGACGGGGGTCTGAGGGAGATGTGCGAGGAGGACGTGGAGAGACTGCAGGCGGCCGGCGTTCACATCCAGGTGGTGCACCTGACCAGCGCCGAACTGGAGCAGCAGACTGTGGTCAactctgaggtggaggtgacgcTGGaacaggaggtggtggaggaggaggtggaggtaaagGGGGCGCACACGGAGCAGGTGTGA
- the selenop gene encoding selenoprotein Pa, translated as MWVCLSLLSALCLLPGGGAESQGGGPQCQLPPDWKIGEVMPMKEAEGRVTVVALLQASULFCLVQASNMDGLRQKLENQGLVNVNYMVINHQGIQAQRLHSMLTTRLSSSISLYKQGDQDADVWQALKGEKDDFLIYDRCGRLTYHIALPYSIIGQGHVENAIKDTYCKRICGDCSHESVDVPAECTRPVVARPDAAGVGTTVREEGVAHGDGHGRGHHGQGHHHGDQQVVAHAGHDHGHRHHHGGQQVAGQAQQGGVDDGGSLLHSGGQQAADLSLVPQEAQAVLVMQRP; from the exons atgtgggtgtgcCTCAGCCTGCTCTCGGCTCTCTGCCTGCtccctgggggcggggcagagagCCAGGGAGGCGGGCCTCAGTGTCAGCTGCCACCCGATTGGAAGATCGGGGAGGTGATGCCCATGAAGGAGGCGGAGGGCCGGGTGACTGTTGTGGCACTGCTGCAGGCTAGCTGACTTTTCTGCCTGGTGCAGGCATCCAA TATGGACGGCCTACGCCAGAAACTTGAAAATCAGGGCCTGGTGAATGTCAACTACATGGTAATCAACCACCAGGGGATACAAGCCCAGCGCCTGCATTCCATGTTGACCACCAGATTGTCAAGCAGCATCAGCCTCTACAAGCAGGGGGACCAGGATGCCGATGTGTGGCAGGCCTTGAAAGGGGAGAAGGATGACTTCCTTATTTATGACAG GTGTGGCCGTCTCACCTATCATATCGCACTGCCATATTCCATCATCGGGCAGGGTCATGTAGAGAACGCCATCAAAGATACCTACTGCAAACGCATATGTGGGGACTGTTCACATGAG AGCGTGGACGTTCCAGCGGAGTGCACCAGGCCAGTAGTGGCCAGGCCTGATGCGGCGGGGGTGGGTACCACcgtcagagaggagggggtggcgcATGGGGATGGGCACGGTCGTGGTCATCACGGTCAGGGTCATCACCATGGCGACCAGCAGGTTGTTGCCCACGCCGGACACGATCACGGCCACAGGCATCACCATGGCGGCCAGCAGGTCGCGGGGCAGGCTCAGCAGGGCGGGGTCGACGACGGCGGGTCGTTGCTGCACTCTGGCGGCCAGCAGGCTGCAGACCTGAGCCTGGTGCCGCAGGAGGCCCAGGCCGTGCTTGTCATGCAGCGACCGTGA
- the ghra gene encoding growth hormone receptor a has product MSYQALGHGRLGSRPCLSQHIQRAPHLSAIEQLKRHNQLLCPALSWLMVQQPFSYPVALSRQSWRYICGGGAISPSAKGKSLRVASSAGSSVSSPGAPARLWDRVTTTLTAPSSPHFTACVSRDQATFRCWWSEGSFHNLSQPGALRVFYRYKKNSPWKECPEYIHSNKECFFDSNHTTIWTSCCVQLRSHDNVTYFNTEHCFSVENIVRPDPPVAVNWTLLGVSPYGLHYDVIVTWDPPASADVSMGWMSLAYEVQYRRWNSSEWTVVEVQGGTQQTLYGLNVEEEYEVHIRSRMKAFTKFGGYSDSIFIQLANYPGRESIFPVALVLGILAVVILLMLLLFSQQQRLILLLLPPVPTPKIKGIDSEMLKKGKFEELNFILSGGGMGSSCTPLFYQDEPLVDCIELDPLDPADAGDKGGQSSEAQRLIGGRQASGRPTVGGLSHTLSFCDEDDDSVVGDPPDQDALLALLTTPSPSPTSALLLPGQPELKQGFPGGRDPDPSLAHDGAPRPQAWLNTDFYAQVSDVMPSGGVVLSPGQQLRAQESTAAREGQKEKEEEEAKKKKLGAQIEGEGKDPVGDEEPEQQFQLVVMAADPVGDGYTTDAMNWQTGVVNGYHTLPAESAGDVIAPSVAVKSAEDYQPSYILPDASPPPARYLPPVSDYTIVQEVDYQHSLILNPPPPQAPAHQCLPQHPVKPLTPMPVGYITPDLLGSITP; this is encoded by the exons ATGAGCTACCAGGCTCTGGGTCATGGGCGTCTTGGGTCCCGCCCATGCCTCTCTCAGCACATCCAACGGGCCCCTCACCTGTCGGCCATAGAGCAGTTGAAACG GCACAACCAGCTGCTCTGCCCTGCCCTCTCCTGGCTGATGGTACAACAGCCCTTCTCTTACCCGGTAGCTCTCTCCCGACAAAGCTGGAGGTACATCTGTGGAG GAGGAGCGATTTCTCCTTCTGCAAAAGGCAAGTCCCTTAGGGTAGCTAGCTCAGCAGgctcctctgtctcttctccaGGAGCCCCTGCTCGGCTCTGGGACCGGGTGACCACCACATTAACTG CTCCGTCCAGCCCCCACTTCACAGCGTGTGTTTCCAGGGACCAGGCCACCTTCCGCTGCTGGTGGAGCGAGGGCAGCTTCCACAACCTCTCCCAGCCTGGGGCCCTCAGGGTCTTCTACCGCTACAAGAAAAA TTCTCCTTGGAAAGAGTGTCCGGAGTACATCCACTCCAACAAGGAATGCTTCTTCGACAGCAACCACACCACCATCTGGACCTCATGCTGCGTCCAGCTGCGTTCCCACGACAACGTCACTTACTTCAACACGGAGCACTGCTTCTCCGTGGAGAACATCG TCCGTCCCGATCCCCCGGTGGCGGTGAACTGGACCCTGCTGGGCGTGAGTCCGTACGGGCTGCACTATGACGTCATCGTCACCTGGGACCCCCCGGCCTCTGCAGACGTGAGCATGGGCTGGATGAGTCTGGCCTACGAGGTCCAGTACAGGAGGTGGAACAGCAGCGAGTGGACCGTG GTGGAGGTGCAGGGGGGCACTCAGCAGACCCTCTACGGCCTGAACGTTGAGGAGGAGTACGAGGTGCATATCCGCAGCAGGATGAAGGCCTTCACCAAGTTCGGCGGCTACAGCGACTCCATCTTCATCCAGCTCGCAAACTATCCTGGCAGAG AGAGCATCTTTCCTGTTGCGCTGGTGCTGGGGATCCTGGCAGTGGTCATCCTCCTCATGCTGCTTCTCTTTTCTCAACAacaaag ATTAATTTTGCTGCTGTTACCCCCCGTGCCCACACCTAAGATTAAAGGGATAGATTCAGAAATGCTCAAG AAGGGGAAGTTCGAGGAGCTGAACTTCATCCTGAGCGGCGGGGGCATGGGCAGCTCCTGCACCCCCCTCTTCTACCAGGACGAGCCCCTGGTGGACTGCATCGAGTtggaccccctggaccccgccGACGCTGGTGACAAGGGTGGCCAGAGCTCGGAAGCCCAGCGGCTCATTGGGGGCCGTCAAGCGTCGGGCCGGCCCACAGTCGGGGGCCTCAGCCACACCCTCAG CTTCTGTGATGAGGATGACGACAGCGTGGTGGGCGACCCCCCCGACCAGGATGCTCTCTTGGCGCTGCTgaccacccccagccccagccccacctcAGCCCTGCTGCTGCCCGGCCAGCCTGAGCTGAAGCAAGGGTTCCCGGGGGGCAGGGATCCAGACCCGAGCCTGGCCCACGATGGAGCCCCGCGGCCCCAGGCCTGGCTCAACACCGACTTCTACGCCCAGGTCAGCGACGTGATGCCCTCCGGGGGCGTGGTCCTGTCTCCCGGCCAGCAGCTGAGAGCCCAGGAGTCCACCGCCGCACGGGAGgggcagaaggagaaggaggaggaggaggcaaagaagaagaagttgGGAGCGCAGATCGAAGGCGAGGGGAAAGATCCAGTGGGAGACGAGGAGCCAGAGCAGCAGTTCCAGCTGGTGGTGATGGCGGCGGATCCCGTCGGCGACGGTTACACCACAGACGCCATGAACTGGCAGACGGGCGTCGTCAACGGCTACCACACTCTCCCCGCCGAGAGCGCGGGAGACGTCATTGCGCCCAGTGTGGCCGTGAAGTCGGCGGAGGACTACCAGCCCTCCTACATCCTCCCcgacgcctccccccccccagcccgctaTCTCCCGCCGGTCTCGGACTACACCATAGTGCAGGAGGTGGACTACCAGCACAGCTTGATCCTcaacccaccacccccccaggCCCCTGCACATCAGTGCCTACCCCAGCACCCAGTCAAACCCCTGACCCCCATGCCGGTGGGGTACATCACCCCGGACCTGCTGGGAAGCATTACACCCTGA